One window from the genome of Candidatus Polarisedimenticolaceae bacterium encodes:
- a CDS encoding 1-acyl-sn-glycerol-3-phosphate acyltransferase, protein MSAIARGLWSVYAWPAFVANSALRYPLVFLWRRGPTVADSFQRWMHGWARVNLSGGLYRTVVDGPSDVPSPAVVVTNHQHIFDVQLIAALVPPPLRFVAREEVLDVPLIGSVLRRGGHLTVARGAGAAANEAVIAQAIAA, encoded by the coding sequence TTGTCCGCGATCGCACGAGGACTCTGGTCGGTCTACGCCTGGCCGGCGTTCGTGGCCAACAGCGCCCTGCGGTACCCGCTGGTCTTCCTGTGGCGCCGCGGGCCGACGGTGGCCGACTCCTTCCAGCGGTGGATGCACGGCTGGGCTCGGGTGAACCTCTCCGGCGGGCTGTACCGGACGGTCGTGGACGGCCCGTCGGACGTGCCGAGCCCGGCCGTCGTCGTCACGAACCACCAGCACATCTTCGACGTGCAGCTGATCGCCGCGCTCGTGCCCCCCCCGCTCCGTTTCGTCGCGAGGGAGGAGGTTCTCGACGTTCCGTTGATAGGATCGGTCCTCCGGAGGGGAGGGCACCTGACGGTGGCGCGTGGGGCGGGGGCGGCCGCGAACGAGGCGGTGATCGCGCAGGCGATCGCCGCG